A single Asticcacaulis excentricus DNA region contains:
- a CDS encoding thiolase family protein, whose protein sequence is MTLREIIIANPVRTAIGNFNGSLKTIPATELGATVVREVIHRSGVNTADLGAVVMGNVIQAGNRMNPARQAAIRGGAPVHVPAMTVNRVCGSGAQAILTAAAEIANGDYEVAIAGGMENMDRAPYLMEGGRWGYRMGAGQILDSALTDGLVDAFSGEHSGWHTEDMISKVGITRRDQDAFAARSHQRFVAARDAGLFVDQIVGVEVKGRKGVDIFDVDEAPRPDTTEDTLGKLKPAFRYDGTITAGNAPGLNSGAAAMIVADRAFADASGIDPIGRLAGYGVAAVEPGLFGLGPVPAVKKALARADWSLGDLERIEINETFAAVPLAVAKELGLPLDIINTDGGAVAHGHPIGATGAVLVTRLLHAMRRDGIRRGIVTLCIGGGQGIALALESL, encoded by the coding sequence ATGACATTGCGCGAAATTATTATTGCCAACCCGGTACGCACCGCCATCGGCAATTTTAACGGGTCGTTGAAAACAATCCCGGCAACCGAACTCGGAGCCACCGTTGTCCGCGAAGTTATTCACAGAAGCGGGGTCAACACGGCAGATCTCGGGGCTGTAGTAATGGGGAATGTCATCCAAGCTGGCAACCGGATGAACCCGGCCCGGCAGGCGGCCATCCGAGGCGGCGCACCGGTTCACGTACCTGCGATGACGGTCAATCGTGTCTGTGGGTCGGGCGCTCAGGCCATATTAACGGCAGCGGCGGAGATAGCAAACGGCGACTATGAGGTGGCGATTGCAGGTGGAATGGAAAACATGGACCGCGCGCCGTACCTTATGGAAGGTGGGCGCTGGGGGTATCGCATGGGGGCGGGCCAGATACTGGACAGTGCGCTGACTGATGGCTTGGTAGATGCTTTTTCCGGAGAGCATTCCGGCTGGCATACCGAAGATATGATCTCGAAAGTGGGTATTACGAGGCGAGATCAGGACGCCTTTGCCGCGCGCTCGCATCAGCGCTTTGTTGCCGCGCGTGATGCCGGCCTTTTTGTGGATCAAATCGTTGGTGTGGAGGTCAAAGGACGAAAAGGGGTCGATATCTTCGATGTTGATGAAGCTCCGCGACCAGATACAACGGAGGACACCCTGGGCAAGCTCAAACCCGCATTCAGGTACGACGGGACGATTACCGCTGGTAACGCACCGGGCCTGAACAGTGGCGCAGCTGCCATGATAGTAGCCGACAGAGCATTTGCCGATGCGTCTGGAATCGATCCCATTGGCAGATTGGCAGGTTATGGGGTTGCTGCGGTTGAACCTGGACTTTTTGGCCTTGGCCCGGTTCCGGCCGTCAAAAAAGCTCTTGCCCGCGCGGACTGGAGCCTCGGCGATTTGGAACGGATCGAAATCAACGAAACCTTTGCCGCCGTACCACTGGCTGTGGCCAAAGAGCTCGGACTTCCCTTGGATATTATAAACACAGATGGCGGCGCGGTGGCGCATGGTCACCCGATCGGCGCAACTGGCGCGGTCTTAGTGACGCGCTTGCTACACGCCATGCGCCGGGATGGTATACGCCGTGGCATTGTTACCTTGTGCATTGGCGGAGGTCAGGGCATCGCGCTGGCACTAGAGTCGCTCTAA
- a CDS encoding aldo/keto reductase, whose amino-acid sequence MKQRQLGDLKVSEIGFGCMGLDFSYGHRISREEGITLIRQAVDRGVTFFDTAEIYGPFTNEDMVGEALRPVRDTVVIATKFGFNIDPQTGANRGVSSRPEAIRGHVEGSLKRLGIETVDLVYQHRVDPTVPIEDVAGVVRDLIQEGKAKAFGLSEPGVKTLRRAHAVQPVSAVQNEYSLWWRAPEVNGILEACDELGIGFVPYSPLGKGFLTGAMSSETKLDASDFRAATPRFQPEALAKNEAFVQLLRRIAVVKGTTPAQIALAWLLAQRPYIVPIPGTTKLTRLEENIGASAIELTSGDVADIRTALADLSVEGDRYTAAAKAMVGVEAPEKK is encoded by the coding sequence ATGAAACAAAGGCAACTTGGAGACCTTAAGGTCAGTGAGATCGGCTTTGGATGCATGGGGCTTGATTTCAGCTACGGTCATCGCATCAGTCGCGAAGAGGGCATCACCCTGATCCGGCAGGCGGTCGATCGGGGTGTGACCTTTTTCGACACCGCCGAAATCTATGGCCCGTTTACCAACGAGGATATGGTCGGTGAGGCACTTCGTCCCGTGCGTGACACCGTGGTCATCGCGACCAAGTTTGGGTTCAATATCGACCCTCAAACCGGCGCCAACCGCGGTGTCTCCAGTCGCCCGGAGGCTATACGCGGTCACGTCGAAGGATCGCTGAAACGCCTTGGGATTGAAACGGTGGATCTGGTATACCAGCATCGGGTCGACCCGACCGTGCCTATTGAGGATGTGGCGGGAGTCGTGCGCGACCTCATTCAGGAGGGAAAAGCGAAGGCGTTCGGCCTGTCCGAACCCGGCGTAAAGACCCTTCGCCGCGCTCATGCGGTGCAGCCGGTATCTGCGGTGCAAAACGAGTATTCTCTTTGGTGGCGTGCACCAGAGGTTAACGGAATTCTCGAGGCTTGCGATGAACTGGGCATTGGCTTTGTGCCTTACAGCCCCTTGGGAAAAGGCTTCCTGACGGGTGCCATGTCCTCAGAGACCAAGCTCGATGCCAGCGATTTCCGCGCGGCCACCCCCCGTTTTCAGCCGGAAGCGCTCGCGAAAAACGAAGCCTTTGTGCAGCTTTTGCGTCGCATCGCCGTTGTCAAAGGGACAACACCCGCTCAGATTGCACTGGCCTGGTTGCTGGCACAGAGGCCTTATATCGTTCCCATTCCCGGGACCACAAAGCTTACCCGGCTGGAGGAAAACATCGGGGCTTCGGCCATCGAACTTACGTCCGGTGATGTGGCAGATATCCGAACCGCCCTCGCTGACCTGTCCGTCGAAGGCGATCGCTACACCGCGGCGGCCAAGGCCATGGTTGGTGTAGAAGCGCCTGAGAAAAAATAG
- a CDS encoding NAD(P)H-binding protein → MTNILIIGAHGQIARVATRLLLERTDAMLTLYLRRANRLETLAPHPRIRLVEGDATDAASLRAALKDQDIVYANLSGDMARQARTIVSEMTAAGVKRLIFISSMGIYGEVPGERYRSILDPYRDSAAIVEESTLDFTVIRPAWLNDNDEIAYGLTRKGEPFANPSKTVSRKSISDLIVRLVTEPGYGVGESLGVHGTR, encoded by the coding sequence ATGACGAATATTCTTATCATTGGTGCCCACGGTCAAATTGCCCGTGTCGCAACGCGGCTCTTGCTGGAGCGCACTGATGCCATGCTCACCCTTTATCTGCGCCGGGCTAACCGGCTTGAGACGCTGGCCCCACATCCGCGTATCCGGCTGGTCGAAGGGGATGCTACGGACGCAGCCTCTCTCAGAGCGGCCTTGAAGGATCAGGACATTGTCTATGCAAACCTATCCGGTGACATGGCACGACAAGCGCGCACGATTGTTTCCGAGATGACGGCGGCAGGTGTCAAAAGGCTGATCTTCATCAGTTCCATGGGCATTTATGGCGAGGTGCCGGGAGAGCGTTACCGTAGCATCCTTGACCCCTATCGCGACAGCGCGGCAATTGTCGAAGAGTCAACACTCGACTTCACCGTCATTCGTCCGGCCTGGCTGAATGACAATGATGAGATTGCTTATGGGCTAACCCGAAAGGGCGAGCCCTTCGCCAATCCCTCAAAGACGGTTTCACGCAAGAGCATCAGCGATCTCATCGTGCGGCTGGTGACAGAACCCGGCTACGGCGTGGGCGAGAGCCTGGGTGTGCACGGCACCCGTTGA
- a CDS encoding aldo/keto reductase produces the protein MKQRMLGALAVSEIGYGTMSFASTYGPAPERAEAIRVIRGAHEKGVTLFDTAEAYGPWTNEVLVGEALRPIRDEVVIATKFGFNVDSATGQRLGGVNSRPEHVRQVVDGSLKRLGIETIDLLYQHRVDPDVPIEDVAGLVRDLVSEGKVRHFGMSEAAAATIRRAHAVQPVTAIQSEYSLWTRDPEAEVLPLCDELGIGFVPWSPLGAGFLTGKIDAATPLETGDFRASSPRFAAEARAANQGLVDLLTRIANEKQATPAQIALAWLLTRAPFIVPIFGTRRLDRVEENLGAADVHLSPADMQEIEAALEKMEIMGERLPPAVLKLSYL, from the coding sequence ATGAAACAACGCATGTTGGGTGCCCTGGCCGTCAGTGAGATTGGCTACGGCACGATGAGCTTTGCCTCGACCTATGGCCCGGCACCCGAGCGGGCTGAGGCCATCCGCGTAATCCGGGGAGCCCATGAGAAGGGCGTTACCCTTTTCGATACCGCAGAGGCCTATGGTCCCTGGACAAATGAGGTGCTTGTAGGGGAAGCCTTGCGGCCCATCCGAGACGAGGTCGTGATTGCGACCAAGTTCGGGTTTAACGTCGATTCGGCAACCGGACAGCGGCTTGGCGGGGTCAATAGTCGTCCCGAGCATGTGCGCCAGGTCGTAGACGGCAGCCTGAAGCGTCTGGGTATTGAGACGATCGATCTGCTGTATCAGCACCGTGTGGACCCGGATGTGCCGATAGAAGACGTTGCCGGTCTGGTACGCGACCTTGTTTCTGAGGGAAAGGTTCGCCATTTTGGTATGTCCGAAGCTGCCGCAGCGACCATTCGCCGGGCCCACGCGGTTCAGCCGGTAACGGCCATACAGAGCGAATACTCCTTGTGGACGCGTGACCCGGAGGCCGAAGTTCTGCCCTTGTGTGATGAACTTGGTATCGGCTTCGTCCCCTGGAGCCCGCTCGGAGCCGGCTTTCTGACGGGTAAAATCGATGCCGCCACCCCACTCGAAACCGGCGATTTCAGGGCGTCATCACCCCGCTTTGCCGCAGAGGCTCGTGCTGCCAATCAGGGGCTTGTCGATCTGCTCACCCGCATTGCCAACGAGAAGCAGGCGACGCCGGCTCAGATCGCGCTCGCATGGCTTCTGACGCGTGCGCCCTTCATTGTGCCCATTTTTGGCACGCGTCGCCTTGATCGGGTCGAAGAGAATCTGGGCGCTGCTGACGTCCACCTTTCGCCGGCGGATATGCAAGAGATTGAAGCTGCCCTCGAAAAGATGGAAATCATGGGCGAGCGGCTACCGCCCGCTGTGCTCAAGCTGTCTTACCTCTAA
- a CDS encoding SDR family oxidoreductase: protein MSRDVIVVIGVGGIGQAIARRQGFGRTLLLADWNNETLSKAAKDLSDAGYSVVAQIVDVTNRESVQALASGAADLGPVTQVINTAGLSPNMASVEKVLEVDLYGSALVFEVFGEVIAPGGSGLIISSMAGHMMRQLPEADEKSLAETPADQLLSLPCLQSEAVPNTLVAYMVAKRANFLRVQAEAIRWGERGARVNAISPGIIVTPLAAHELNSEIGDIYRAMVQASPSKRMAPPEEIAVAASFLLGPDAGFITGSDLLIDGGVIAAMRAGKLPTPG from the coding sequence ATGAGCAGGGACGTTATCGTCGTGATCGGTGTTGGAGGGATAGGCCAGGCGATTGCGCGCAGACAGGGTTTTGGGCGTACGCTCCTTCTGGCTGACTGGAACAACGAAACCCTTTCGAAAGCCGCAAAGGACCTCTCCGATGCCGGTTATTCCGTCGTTGCCCAGATAGTAGACGTAACAAACCGCGAGTCGGTTCAGGCGCTCGCCTCCGGGGCAGCAGACCTGGGGCCCGTTACACAGGTCATTAATACGGCAGGCCTTTCTCCCAACATGGCATCTGTCGAGAAGGTTCTGGAGGTTGATCTCTATGGGTCTGCGCTGGTTTTTGAAGTCTTCGGCGAGGTGATCGCGCCAGGAGGCTCCGGGTTGATCATCTCCAGCATGGCGGGTCACATGATGCGTCAGTTGCCCGAAGCCGATGAAAAGAGTCTCGCCGAAACGCCGGCGGATCAGTTGCTGTCATTGCCATGCCTGCAGTCCGAGGCCGTTCCGAATACCCTGGTCGCCTATATGGTGGCCAAGCGCGCCAACTTCCTGCGCGTGCAGGCGGAAGCAATCCGCTGGGGCGAACGCGGCGCGCGCGTCAATGCGATCAGTCCGGGTATCATTGTCACGCCGCTGGCAGCGCACGAACTGAATTCCGAAATTGGCGACATCTATCGGGCAATGGTTCAGGCCTCGCCATCAAAGCGTATGGCCCCGCCTGAAGAAATTGCGGTGGCCGCCAGCTTCTTACTTGGGCCGGACGCCGGCTTCATCACGGGCAGCGACCTGTTGATTGATGGTGGTGTCATCGCGGCCATGCGCGCGGGGAAACTGCCCACCCCTGGTTAA
- a CDS encoding TetR/AcrR family transcriptional regulator, translating into MKTVSLRERKKDKTRQALLEAALRLFAIQGFTETTINQIAAEVEVSPRTLLRYFPTKEDIVVSCVEETMSAFMDRFSQVSPEEPPHLSLLAGARAILETYQSKADFYLTVERAIAASPDIRARKLEMSASLAEQVTTLLKIRAGLTPIAQWQAELYPDIVFSILRKVIGRWVAENGKDPLTELFDTASRLVSFEN; encoded by the coding sequence ATGAAGACAGTGAGCTTAAGAGAGCGCAAAAAAGACAAAACACGGCAAGCCTTGCTGGAGGCGGCCCTGCGCTTGTTTGCAATCCAGGGCTTTACCGAAACCACCATCAATCAGATTGCGGCGGAAGTTGAGGTATCACCGCGCACCCTGCTCCGGTATTTTCCGACCAAAGAAGACATTGTAGTGAGTTGCGTTGAAGAAACCATGTCGGCGTTTATGGATCGCTTCTCCCAGGTGTCACCGGAAGAGCCCCCTCACCTATCACTGCTTGCGGGTGCTCGGGCCATCCTCGAGACTTATCAGTCAAAAGCCGATTTTTACCTGACCGTTGAGCGCGCTATAGCTGCGTCACCGGATATACGGGCGCGCAAACTGGAAATGTCGGCAAGCCTGGCTGAACAGGTCACGACGCTTTTGAAAATTCGCGCGGGGCTTACCCCCATTGCGCAGTGGCAAGCCGAACTCTATCCCGACATCGTCTTCTCGATCTTACGTAAGGTTATCGGGCGATGGGTAGCGGAAAACGGAAAAGACCCTCTTACTGAGCTCTTTGATACCGCAAGTCGTCTGGTCAGTTTCGAGAATTGA
- a CDS encoding NAD-dependent succinate-semialdehyde dehydrogenase has translation MHSPNYMSLYQWIDGKKLSGDGRATSQVLNPFDGTVLAEMPHATAADLAEALKSSERAFKLWRLVPAWERSAIILKATDLIRERLERFALMLTLEVGKPLAEARMEMGLTIESMQWAGEEAKRIYGRTVASRLPHGRAIISREPIGPVAAFAPWNVPALLTGRKIAAALAAGCSMIIKPSEETPATCLLIAEAFADAGLPAGVLNVVLGDPAEISHTLISSPIIKKVSFTGPTPVGKQLAALAAQQVTPVTMELGGHAPVIVCDDAHIDTVVAFSVPNKYFNAGASCIAPTRFYVQDAVYDEFVAKFSAAAGDIKVGSGLDPETRMGPLANARRLSAMERLIADALAHGGKLTAGGKRIGNQGFLFEPTVLVDVPETAQIMNDEPFGPVAIISRFSQVEDAIEKANRLPFGLAAYAFTTSTARAALLSDTLESGMVGINTYYFGMPEAPFGGVKQSGYGSENGTEGIDAYLVTKFTNQA, from the coding sequence ATGCATTCCCCCAACTATATGTCTCTTTATCAGTGGATTGACGGCAAAAAACTGTCTGGCGACGGACGCGCCACGAGCCAGGTTCTTAACCCGTTTGATGGTACGGTTCTCGCCGAGATGCCGCACGCTACGGCTGCCGATTTAGCCGAGGCGCTGAAGTCATCAGAGCGTGCTTTCAAGCTATGGCGTCTGGTTCCGGCCTGGGAACGGTCAGCCATTATCCTGAAGGCCACAGACCTTATCCGTGAACGGCTCGAGCGTTTCGCACTCATGCTGACCCTCGAAGTCGGCAAACCTCTGGCGGAAGCCCGGATGGAAATGGGCCTGACCATTGAGTCCATGCAATGGGCCGGTGAAGAAGCCAAACGCATCTATGGTCGGACGGTTGCCTCGCGTCTGCCGCACGGCCGGGCAATCATCTCACGTGAGCCCATCGGACCTGTAGCGGCCTTTGCACCGTGGAACGTACCTGCTCTGCTGACAGGCCGCAAGATTGCCGCTGCGCTTGCCGCGGGTTGTTCGATGATCATCAAACCGTCGGAAGAGACCCCCGCGACCTGCCTTCTCATCGCGGAAGCCTTTGCCGACGCTGGGCTGCCAGCCGGTGTGCTCAACGTCGTTCTGGGGGATCCGGCAGAAATTTCACACACTCTGATTTCTTCGCCCATCATCAAGAAGGTGTCCTTCACGGGCCCGACGCCGGTAGGCAAACAACTGGCCGCCCTCGCCGCCCAGCAAGTCACACCGGTGACTATGGAACTTGGCGGGCATGCCCCTGTCATCGTGTGTGATGACGCCCACATCGATACCGTCGTCGCTTTCTCGGTCCCGAACAAGTATTTCAATGCCGGCGCCAGTTGCATTGCTCCGACGCGCTTCTATGTTCAGGACGCCGTCTACGATGAATTTGTCGCGAAGTTCAGTGCCGCCGCTGGTGACATCAAGGTCGGCAGCGGCCTTGACCCAGAAACCAGAATGGGTCCGCTGGCCAATGCCCGGCGGCTGAGCGCCATGGAGCGTCTGATTGCCGACGCTTTGGCGCACGGTGGCAAACTCACGGCGGGTGGCAAGCGCATCGGAAATCAGGGATTCCTGTTTGAACCGACCGTGCTGGTGGACGTGCCGGAAACCGCGCAGATTATGAATGATGAACCGTTTGGTCCGGTCGCCATTATCTCGCGCTTCTCGCAGGTCGAAGACGCCATCGAAAAGGCGAACCGTCTGCCCTTCGGTCTGGCTGCCTACGCTTTTACCACATCAACCGCCCGCGCGGCGCTTCTGTCTGACACGCTCGAAAGCGGAATGGTTGGCATCAACACCTATTATTTCGGCATGCCTGAGGCGCCCTTCGGTGGCGTCAAACAAAGCGGTTATGGCAGCGAAAACGGAACCGAAGGCATTGACGCTTATCTGGTTACAAAGTTCACCAATCAGGCATAG
- a CDS encoding SDR family oxidoreductase yields the protein MQLTDNVIFITGGASGIGRGLAEAFHKLGNQVIIAGRRAALLDEVTQANPGMASFVLDINDPAHIASVAAQAIEQFPKLNVLINNAGMMPFDNVANPIDDDMAKAQLTTNLLGPIRVTSAFIEHLKAQPRATIVYNSSALAFAPLAPAAVYSATKAGLHSFALSQRFMLRNTSVTVQEIAPPWVETDLTEAKGGMPLAAFISEAMRQLATEAEEIVVGDAATLRNNAGPNEHALVNGFNAQMVQIFGG from the coding sequence ATGCAACTCACAGACAATGTCATCTTCATTACGGGCGGCGCTTCCGGCATCGGCAGAGGGCTGGCTGAGGCATTCCATAAGCTTGGGAACCAGGTCATCATTGCCGGCAGGCGCGCAGCGCTGCTCGATGAGGTCACACAAGCGAACCCCGGCATGGCCTCTTTTGTGCTGGACATCAACGACCCCGCACATATCGCCAGCGTCGCTGCCCAAGCGATTGAGCAATTTCCAAAGCTCAACGTTCTTATTAACAATGCAGGCATGATGCCGTTCGATAACGTGGCGAATCCTATCGACGACGACATGGCTAAGGCGCAACTGACCACCAATCTGCTAGGGCCTATCCGGGTCACCTCGGCGTTCATCGAGCATCTCAAGGCACAGCCGCGTGCCACCATCGTCTACAACAGCTCAGCGCTGGCGTTTGCGCCGCTGGCACCTGCCGCTGTCTACTCGGCCACGAAGGCGGGTCTTCATTCGTTTGCCCTGTCTCAGCGGTTCATGCTGCGCAACACGTCTGTCACCGTACAGGAAATCGCCCCGCCCTGGGTCGAAACCGACCTGACGGAGGCGAAGGGCGGTATGCCGCTCGCCGCGTTCATTTCTGAAGCGATGCGCCAGCTTGCGACCGAAGCCGAAGAAATTGTCGTTGGTGATGCCGCTACGCTGCGCAACAATGCCGGCCCGAATGAGCATGCGCTCGTCAACGGTTTCAATGCGCAAATGGTGCAGATTTTTGGGGGCTGA
- a CDS encoding efflux RND transporter permease subunit — translation MSSGGFNLSALAVRERAITLFLIILISVAGIYSFARLGRAEDPAFTVKVMTIVSVWPGATAQEMQDQVAEKIEKRLQELRFYDRTETYTRPGLAFTTLSLRDDTPPSEVQSEFYQARKKVGDEVPNLPQGVIGPLVNDEYADVTFALYALKAKGEPQRVLVREAEGLRQRLLHVDGVKKVNLIGEQPERIFVEFSQDRLTTLGIPPQAVFGALSGQNLLTPAGSIETQGPQVQVRLDGAFDELQKIRDTPIVVGTRTLKLSDIATVRRGYEDPSTFMIRNAGEPALLLGVVMKDGVNGLDFGKSLEKEVSAINQSFPLGMHLDKVTDQSVNIGASVDEFMIKFCVALLVVMLVCFLSMGWRVGIVVAAAVPLTLAIVFVIMMATGKNFDRITLGSLILALGLLVDDAIIAIEMMVVKMEEGYSRVAASAYAWSHTAAPMLSGTLVTAVGFMPNGFARSSAGEYTSNMFWIVGIALIASWIVAVVFTPYLGVKLLPDRKPVEGGHKALYDTPRYNQFRRLLSRVIASKWIVAGTVVGLFVASIGGMAIVKKQFFPVSDRPEVLIEVQMPYGSSIDATSRATAKVEAWLAKQKEAHIVTSYIGQGAPRFFLAMGPELPDPSFAKIVVRTNNEHEREALKHRARDVIANGLAPEAQVRVTQLVFGPYSPYPVAYRVSGPDPAVLRAIAADVEKTMRSSGMMRTVNTDWGTRTPTLHFTLQQDRLQALGLTTSSVSQQLQFLLSGVPVTAVREDIRTVQVVARSAGTTRLDPERIGEFSVVGANGQRVPLSQIGKVEVRFEEPVMRRRDRVPTITVRGDIAETLQPPDVSSAITKSLKPLVAKLPDGYQIVEAGAIEESGKASAAMLPVFPIMLALTLLIIILQVRSIAEMIMVFLTSPLGLIGVVPTLILFQQPFGINALVGLIALSGILMRNTLILIGQINENAQEGLNPFQSVVEATVQRARPVILTALAAVLAFIPLTHSVFWGTLAYTLIGGTIAGTVLTLVFLPAMYAIWFKIKPTPGDAKPEEASAATSL, via the coding sequence ATGAGTTCGGGTGGCTTTAACCTTTCGGCGCTTGCGGTGCGCGAGCGCGCGATTACGCTGTTCCTTATCATCCTTATATCGGTTGCGGGTATTTACTCATTTGCGCGACTAGGCCGCGCCGAAGACCCGGCGTTCACTGTGAAGGTCATGACGATCGTGTCTGTATGGCCCGGTGCCACGGCGCAGGAGATGCAGGATCAGGTCGCTGAAAAAATTGAAAAGCGACTTCAGGAACTCCGCTTTTATGATCGTACGGAGACCTATACCCGGCCAGGCCTGGCGTTCACAACGCTGTCGCTGCGTGACGATACGCCCCCAAGTGAGGTTCAGTCAGAGTTTTATCAGGCCCGCAAAAAGGTCGGTGATGAAGTGCCCAATCTGCCGCAGGGGGTTATCGGTCCGCTCGTCAACGATGAGTATGCCGATGTGACCTTCGCTCTTTATGCCTTGAAGGCGAAGGGCGAACCGCAACGGGTTCTGGTTCGCGAAGCCGAAGGGCTGAGACAACGGCTCTTGCATGTGGACGGCGTCAAGAAGGTCAATCTGATTGGCGAACAGCCTGAGCGTATTTTTGTCGAGTTTTCACAAGACCGTCTGACGACGCTGGGCATACCCCCGCAGGCGGTTTTCGGTGCACTGAGTGGTCAGAATCTTCTGACGCCCGCCGGTTCGATTGAGACGCAGGGACCGCAGGTTCAGGTCCGTCTTGATGGTGCCTTTGATGAGTTGCAGAAGATTCGTGACACGCCCATCGTCGTCGGCACGCGTACACTCAAACTTTCGGATATCGCCACGGTCAGACGCGGCTATGAGGATCCTTCGACCTTCATGATTCGCAATGCAGGCGAGCCTGCTCTTTTGCTTGGCGTCGTAATGAAAGACGGCGTCAATGGTTTGGACTTTGGTAAGTCACTCGAAAAAGAAGTTTCGGCGATCAATCAGTCATTCCCGTTGGGGATGCACCTCGACAAGGTGACGGATCAGTCGGTGAACATCGGCGCCTCTGTCGATGAATTCATGATCAAGTTCTGCGTAGCGCTTTTGGTGGTTATGCTCGTCTGCTTCCTCAGCATGGGGTGGCGCGTGGGTATCGTCGTGGCGGCTGCCGTCCCCCTGACATTGGCTATTGTCTTCGTCATCATGATGGCGACGGGCAAGAATTTCGACCGCATCACACTGGGATCGCTCATTCTGGCGCTTGGGCTGCTGGTCGATGACGCCATCATCGCGATCGAAATGATGGTTGTGAAGATGGAGGAGGGCTACAGCCGCGTCGCCGCATCGGCCTACGCCTGGAGTCATACGGCCGCCCCCATGCTTTCGGGTACGCTTGTGACGGCCGTCGGTTTTATGCCCAATGGTTTCGCGCGTTCGAGTGCGGGCGAATACACGAGCAATATGTTCTGGATCGTGGGCATCGCCCTCATTGCCTCGTGGATCGTGGCTGTCGTCTTTACGCCTTACCTCGGCGTCAAACTTTTGCCTGACCGAAAGCCGGTCGAGGGTGGTCACAAGGCGCTTTACGATACGCCTAGATATAATCAGTTTCGACGTCTTCTGAGCCGTGTCATCGCTTCGAAGTGGATAGTGGCGGGTACGGTGGTTGGTCTTTTTGTCGCCAGTATTGGTGGTATGGCCATCGTCAAAAAGCAGTTTTTCCCGGTCTCTGATCGCCCGGAAGTCCTCATCGAGGTCCAGATGCCTTATGGGAGTTCTATCGACGCCACCAGCCGGGCAACGGCAAAGGTGGAGGCCTGGCTGGCAAAGCAAAAAGAGGCGCACATTGTCACGTCCTATATAGGACAAGGGGCGCCGCGTTTCTTCCTTGCCATGGGGCCAGAGCTGCCTGACCCGTCTTTTGCGAAAATTGTCGTCCGGACGAACAATGAGCATGAACGCGAGGCTCTCAAGCATAGAGCGCGAGATGTGATTGCCAACGGTCTCGCTCCTGAGGCTCAGGTGCGTGTCACGCAACTGGTTTTCGGTCCCTATTCACCATATCCGGTGGCCTACCGCGTGTCAGGTCCGGACCCCGCTGTCCTGCGTGCTATCGCGGCCGATGTGGAAAAGACCATGAGAAGCAGTGGTATGATGCGCACGGTGAATACAGACTGGGGCACCAGAACCCCCACCTTACACTTCACCTTGCAACAGGACCGTCTTCAGGCTCTGGGCCTGACAACGAGTTCAGTGTCCCAGCAACTGCAGTTTCTTTTGAGTGGTGTACCGGTTACCGCCGTACGTGAGGATATTCGCACCGTTCAGGTCGTTGCGCGATCTGCCGGGACGACCCGCCTTGACCCTGAACGGATCGGCGAATTCAGCGTGGTCGGTGCCAACGGACAACGGGTCCCGTTATCGCAAATCGGTAAGGTAGAGGTGCGCTTTGAAGAGCCCGTTATGCGCCGGCGTGACCGTGTCCCGACTATCACGGTACGGGGCGACATCGCAGAGACGCTTCAGCCACCAGATGTTTCTTCGGCGATTACAAAGTCCCTGAAGCCTCTGGTTGCCAAGCTTCCCGATGGGTATCAGATTGTTGAAGCCGGTGCGATTGAGGAATCCGGGAAAGCGTCCGCCGCTATGCTGCCGGTCTTTCCGATTATGCTGGCGCTCACCCTGTTGATCATTATTTTGCAGGTAAGATCGATCGCCGAAATGATCATGGTCTTTCTGACCAGCCCTCTGGGCTTGATCGGGGTCGTACCTACTTTGATCCTGTTTCAGCAGCCTTTTGGTATCAATGCACTCGTTGGCCTGATCGCACTGTCCGGTATTTTGATGCGCAACACCCTGATCCTGATCGGGCAGATCAACGAAAACGCTCAGGAGGGACTTAACCCCTTCCAGTCGGTCGTCGAGGCCACAGTGCAGCGGGCCAGACCTGTGATTCTCACGGCACTTGCAGCAGTGCTGGCCTTTATTCCTCTGACCCACTCGGTTTTCTGGGGAACACTGGCCTATACGCTGATTGGCGGCACGATAGCCGGTACGGTGCTTACGCTGGTCTTCCTGCCGGCCATGTACGCCATATGGTTCAAGATTAAACCCACACCAGGAGATGCAAAACCCGAGGAGGCCAGTGCCGCTACATCATTATGA